In the genome of Nissabacter sp. SGAir0207, one region contains:
- a CDS encoding PAS domain-containing protein: MAARDATISSGRSQVHSLLSDSFVYSFFDSSPDAWCIRDSVGRFVYMNPIFAHCLGAKNASFLIGRKLEEMTTNLDGLKAKLFSLENDAILFSSKKTCIVPMLSPKDSRRVLSSAIFVPIKNPSGIYIGTCWQLCECNIFPFNSVKIKNIKLNEHDRALVTPYSVFSRKQWEIAWPLVMGWSKLDISISLGISADHVRKTTVLLYSKIGVNTFEEFQAKVIALEWLKEVPERTPYITNGY, translated from the coding sequence ATGGCTGCCCGTGATGCTACGATCTCCTCTGGTAGATCTCAAGTACATTCTTTACTGTCTGATAGTTTTGTGTACTCTTTCTTTGATAGTTCTCCGGATGCCTGGTGTATTCGTGACTCAGTAGGCAGGTTTGTCTACATGAATCCTATCTTTGCGCACTGCCTGGGCGCAAAAAACGCTTCTTTTCTTATCGGTAGAAAGTTAGAGGAGATGACAACTAATTTAGATGGACTTAAAGCCAAGCTATTTAGCTTGGAAAATGATGCTATTCTTTTTTCTTCTAAAAAAACATGCATCGTACCCATGTTATCGCCAAAAGACTCAAGAAGAGTTTTGTCCTCTGCAATTTTTGTTCCTATCAAAAATCCATCTGGCATCTACATAGGCACATGTTGGCAATTGTGCGAGTGTAATATATTCCCATTTAATTCCGTCAAGATTAAAAATATAAAACTAAACGAGCATGACAGGGCGCTTGTCACACCCTATTCTGTTTTTTCGAGGAAGCAATGGGAGATAGCCTGGCCTCTTGTAATGGGGTGGTCAAAGCTGGATATATCTATAAGTTTAGGAATATCAGCCGATCATGTACGTAAAACGACGGTGCTACTTTATTCAAAAATAGGCGTGAATACTTTTGAAGAATTCCAAGCAAAGGTAATAGCCCTGGAGTGGTTAAAAGAAGTACCGGAAAGAACGCCGTATATAACCAATGGTTATTAG
- a CDS encoding TraY domain-containing protein — protein sequence MKDSSSQPEHGETLVTVVLSAESNGFLIEAAKVSGRSKKIEAQIRLADHLKRFEHYLTPDVLQQRMEDKRHISEYCPKDK from the coding sequence GTGAAAGACTCGTCATCTCAACCCGAGCATGGTGAAACTCTGGTAACAGTGGTGCTCAGCGCAGAAAGTAATGGATTTTTAATTGAGGCGGCCAAAGTGTCCGGCCGCTCAAAAAAGATTGAGGCTCAAATTAGATTAGCCGATCATCTAAAACGCTTTGAGCATTATCTGACCCCTGATGTATTACAGCAGCGGATGGAGGATAAACGACACATTAGTGAGTATTGCCCTAAAGACAAATAA
- a CDS encoding type IV conjugative transfer system pilin TraA: MKLAINGKGTRMSNAVKRLSEKGLAFMNKHNAVRLAKLSLVPALAMLMFTGVVRAEDLAAGGQQTVSDTFGGDSSLAGWIIFGEIFVGIVTYIKTRNIFALGGVAIVMVFLNVAFGLVG, translated from the coding sequence ATGAAATTAGCCATTAATGGTAAGGGTACTCGTATGTCCAATGCTGTGAAACGCCTCTCTGAAAAAGGTCTGGCCTTTATGAATAAACACAACGCAGTTCGCCTGGCAAAATTATCACTGGTGCCGGCTTTGGCGATGCTGATGTTTACCGGCGTAGTGCGGGCAGAGGATTTGGCCGCAGGTGGCCAGCAGACCGTCAGTGATACTTTCGGCGGGGATTCTTCCCTGGCTGGCTGGATTATTTTCGGTGAGATCTTCGTTGGTATCGTCACCTATATCAAAACCCGGAATATCTTCGCCCTGGGCGGTGTAGCCATCGTGATGGTATTCCTGAACGTTGCTTTCGGCCTCGTGGGCTAA
- the traL gene encoding type IV conjugative transfer system protein TraL yields MSSGDDLAQFRFPKTLSEQSRFLGLPLDEAVPTLPLIIGGLLTHKQLWGLGAAVMVWLLIRTAKRGKSSMWMYNFLYWYFPTLLFRTVFKTIPDSSFRQWIK; encoded by the coding sequence GTGAGTTCGGGTGACGATTTAGCTCAATTCCGTTTCCCGAAAACGCTGTCAGAGCAGAGTCGCTTTCTGGGTCTCCCGCTGGATGAAGCAGTGCCAACACTCCCCCTGATCATCGGGGGACTGTTGACACACAAACAGCTGTGGGGGCTGGGGGCGGCAGTGATGGTATGGCTTCTGATACGCACGGCTAAACGGGGAAAAAGCAGTATGTGGATGTACAACTTCCTCTACTGGTATTTCCCCACCCTTCTTTTCAGAACCGTATTCAAAACTATCCCTGACTCCAGTTTTCGGCAGTGGATCAAATAA